A stretch of the Acidobacteriota bacterium genome encodes the following:
- a CDS encoding ATP-binding protein, protein MKGIGEILSPLLPGVEDLFRSAPCFMTVQDREGRILAANENFQATFGGSVGAFCFAVYKGRGEKCRDCPVDETFADGRCHVSQQVVALPDGRSMPILVYTSPVLGPDGSVRAVVEVSADLSPVKALENKLRRSRERYRALFEDVPCYISVQDRDLRIVESNRAFREDFGDRVGAFCFDVYKHRSEPCLNCPVARTFEDGNVHHSEEIVTALDGRQVNTLVSTAPIRNGDGEIEMVMEMSTNITEIRSLQGQLANLGLLVGSVSHGIKGLLTGLDGGMYMMNTGIERQRPERVEEGWKMIRRNVEQIRSVVLDLLYVAKEREPVWESASLKDLAYSALEAVRPRAESLGVHLEAHLEEVGPCDMEPKSLHAALVNLLENALDACRVDRRKDRHSVRFGLARENGSAVLTVEDDGIGMDRETRERIFTLFFSSKGLEGTGLGLFISHKVVEKHGGDISVDSEPGRGTRFRVRLPFVRSAPP, encoded by the coding sequence ATGAAGGGGATCGGCGAGATTCTCTCCCCCCTGCTCCCCGGCGTGGAGGATCTCTTCCGGTCCGCGCCCTGCTTCATGACGGTTCAGGACCGGGAAGGCAGAATCCTCGCGGCCAACGAGAACTTTCAGGCCACCTTCGGCGGCTCCGTGGGGGCCTTCTGTTTCGCGGTCTACAAGGGCCGCGGCGAGAAGTGTCGTGACTGTCCCGTGGACGAGACCTTTGCGGACGGGCGGTGCCACGTGAGTCAGCAGGTCGTCGCCTTGCCGGACGGTCGGTCCATGCCCATCCTCGTCTACACCTCGCCCGTCCTGGGGCCGGACGGGAGCGTGCGGGCCGTGGTGGAGGTTTCGGCGGATCTCTCTCCCGTCAAGGCTCTGGAGAACAAGCTCCGCCGCAGTCGCGAGCGCTACCGCGCCTTGTTCGAGGATGTGCCCTGCTACATCTCGGTCCAGGACCGGGACCTGAGGATCGTGGAGTCCAATCGGGCCTTTCGGGAGGATTTCGGGGACCGCGTGGGGGCCTTCTGTTTCGATGTCTACAAGCACCGCTCGGAGCCGTGCCTCAATTGCCCCGTGGCGCGGACCTTCGAGGACGGAAACGTCCACCACAGCGAAGAGATCGTCACCGCCCTCGACGGACGTCAGGTCAACACCCTGGTTTCCACCGCTCCCATCCGAAACGGCGACGGCGAAATCGAAATGGTGATGGAGATGTCCACGAACATCACCGAAATCCGCAGCCTGCAAGGCCAGCTGGCCAACCTCGGCCTCCTCGTCGGCTCCGTATCCCACGGCATCAAGGGCCTCCTCACCGGGTTGGACGGGGGGATGTACATGATGAACACGGGCATAGAAAGGCAGCGCCCGGAACGGGTGGAAGAGGGCTGGAAGATGATCCGGCGGAACGTGGAGCAGATCCGCAGCGTGGTTCTCGATCTCCTCTACGTCGCCAAGGAGCGGGAACCCGTCTGGGAAAGCGCCTCCCTCAAGGACTTGGCGTACTCGGCCCTCGAAGCGGTTCGCCCGCGGGCCGAGAGCCTGGGCGTCCACCTGGAGGCCCATTTGGAAGAGGTGGGACCCTGCGACATGGAGCCGAAGTCGTTGCACGCGGCCCTCGTGAACCTCCTTGAGAACGCCCTCGACGCGTGCCGGGTCGACCGGAGAAAGGACAGGCACTCGGTCCGGTTCGGCCTGGCCAGGGAGAACGGGTCCGCGGTGCTGACCGTGGAGGACGACGGCATCGGGATGGACCGGGAGACTCGAGAGCGGATCTTCACCCTCTTTTTCTCCTCCAAGGGGCTCGAGGGAACGGGGTTGGGTCTCTTCATCTCCCACAAGGTGGTCGAAAAGCACGGCGGGGACATCTCCGTGGATTCGGAGCCGGGGCGCGGAACGCGGTTCAGGGTCCGGCTTCCCTTCGTGCGGAGCGCACCCCCCTGA
- a CDS encoding (Fe-S)-binding protein, producing the protein MKDKINLSDMSRRDRNPLTHLENRDLMPLPPPLDSPDKDHSWTPLAEKTLAAVECGLDDTCAINIPQPKTREEEDALVQKFLSGLDKLFTKENNWTFLQPLVLSMEHCAKCQTCSEACHIYEASGGNELYRPTFRSEIMRRLYFKYVKHGGLLSAWQHGDIELNWPLVARLAELSYRCNLCRRCAQTCPIGADNGLVAHELRKLFSMEMGINAKECHDNGSVLQLKVGSSTGMTSLVVKDNIEFIDEDMTEKTGIKVETPWDVEGADVLLIHNAGEIMAWPENPGAFAVILNAAGITWTLSSELAGYDSINYGLWYDDAQFARVAIKHAEAAKKLKVKKIVLGECGHAHKALSVIADRVLTGELNIPRESSMTLLRDIVMGDRLRLDPSRNDFPVTLHDPCNLVRLMGVVEPQREIVRKICPQFREMWPHGVDNYCCGGGSGFAIMSGNNFQDWRFHVSGRKKLQQVLNAFADCLDPSIHKYICAPCSNCKGQFRDMLAYYQMWEKHRILYGGLVELIVNCMLDVKPGFIDWEWH; encoded by the coding sequence ATGAAGGACAAGATCAACCTCTCCGACATGTCCCGCCGGGACCGCAATCCCCTGACCCACCTGGAGAACCGGGACCTCATGCCCCTCCCGCCCCCCCTGGACTCCCCGGACAAGGACCATAGCTGGACTCCCCTCGCGGAAAAGACCCTGGCCGCGGTGGAGTGCGGCCTGGACGACACCTGCGCCATCAACATCCCCCAGCCCAAGACCCGGGAGGAGGAGGACGCCCTCGTCCAGAAATTCCTCTCCGGGCTGGACAAGCTCTTCACCAAGGAAAACAACTGGACCTTCCTTCAGCCGCTGGTCCTCAGTATGGAGCACTGCGCCAAGTGCCAGACCTGCTCCGAGGCGTGCCACATTTACGAGGCCAGCGGCGGGAACGAGCTCTACCGGCCCACCTTCCGCTCCGAGATCATGCGCCGCCTTTACTTCAAGTACGTCAAGCACGGCGGGCTTCTCTCGGCGTGGCAGCACGGAGACATCGAGCTGAACTGGCCCCTCGTGGCCAGGCTGGCCGAACTCTCCTACCGGTGCAACCTGTGCCGCCGGTGCGCCCAGACCTGTCCCATCGGCGCGGACAACGGCCTCGTGGCCCACGAGCTCCGGAAGCTCTTCAGCATGGAGATGGGGATCAACGCCAAGGAATGCCACGACAACGGCTCCGTCCTCCAGCTCAAGGTGGGCTCCTCCACGGGCATGACCTCCCTGGTGGTGAAGGACAACATCGAGTTCATCGACGAGGACATGACGGAGAAGACCGGCATCAAGGTGGAGACGCCGTGGGACGTGGAGGGCGCGGACGTCCTCCTCATCCACAACGCCGGAGAGATCATGGCGTGGCCCGAGAACCCCGGGGCCTTCGCCGTCATTCTGAACGCCGCCGGCATCACCTGGACGCTCTCCTCCGAGTTGGCCGGCTACGACTCCATCAACTACGGCCTCTGGTACGACGACGCGCAGTTCGCCCGGGTGGCGATCAAGCACGCCGAGGCCGCGAAGAAGCTGAAGGTCAAGAAGATCGTCCTCGGCGAGTGCGGCCACGCCCACAAGGCCCTCTCGGTCATCGCCGACCGGGTTCTCACGGGCGAGCTCAACATCCCCAGGGAGTCCTCCATGACGCTCCTTCGGGACATCGTGATGGGCGACCGACTCCGTCTGGACCCCTCCCGGAACGATTTCCCCGTGACCCTTCACGATCCCTGCAACCTGGTCCGGCTCATGGGGGTCGTGGAGCCCCAGCGCGAGATCGTCCGAAAGATCTGCCCCCAGTTCCGAGAAATGTGGCCCCACGGGGTGGACAACTACTGCTGCGGAGGCGGCTCCGGCTTCGCCATCATGAGCGGCAACAACTTCCAGGATTGGCGTTTCCACGTCTCCGGCCGGAAGAAGCTCCAGCAGGTCCTCAACGCCTTCGCCGACTGCCTCGATCCCTCGATCCACAAGTACATCTGCGCCCCGTGCAGCAACTGCAAGGGCCAGTTCCGCGACATGCTGGCGTACTACCAGATGTGGGAGAAGCACCGGATCCTGTACGGCGGGCTCGTGGAACTGATCGTGAATTGCATGCTGGATGTCAAACCGGGCTTCATCGATTGGGAGTGGCACTGA
- a CDS encoding response regulator translates to MAKKILVVDDEPDVVTYLSTVLKDAGYETLEASNGEEALAQVAAGKPDLITLDITMPEMTGVRTYRTLKEDAALKKIPVIIVTGVSHEFKQFISTRTQVPAPEGYLEKPVKPEELVAEVKRLVG, encoded by the coding sequence ATGGCGAAGAAGATACTGGTCGTCGACGATGAGCCCGACGTGGTGACCTACCTGAGCACGGTTCTGAAGGACGCCGGATACGAGACCCTGGAAGCCTCCAACGGCGAGGAGGCCCTCGCCCAGGTGGCCGCCGGCAAGCCCGACCTCATCACCCTGGACATCACCATGCCGGAGATGACGGGCGTGCGCACGTACCGGACCTTGAAGGAGGACGCCGCCCTGAAGAAGATCCCCGTGATCATCGTCACGGGCGTATCCCACGAGTTCAAACAGTTCATCTCGACGCGGACGCAGGTCCCCGCGCCGGAAGGCTATCTGGAGAAGCCGGTGAAGCCCGAGGAGCTCGTCGCGGAAGTGAAGCGGCTGGTCGGCTAG